The DNA sequence CAACAGGAGTGCGATTGATTTTCGCATGTCGATTTCGGGTGGGCAGGAGGGGGGGAAGTTTCCAACGACCTTAGATCGTGGCCCGTCGTGGTGAGGGCGGGCTATCTTATCAGACAGGCGTTCCGATTGCGTCGGTCGGGAAAGAATTCGAATGCGCGACTACGCAAACTTTTCGATCAACTGTGTTTTGATTTCAGCGTTTGACGGTCGGGGGGCGCGTTTCGCGTGTCGAAGGTGGCGCGTTTTGAGCGGATTACAAATGGGCGTTCGATCCCTATCCTGCGTCGAGTTCATCCGCCTTTGAAGTTACAGCGTCTGCGGTTGGAAGACTCGGTTGTGCACCAGCCACCGAGGCGGCCAGCGCACCGGCGATGTTTGCAAGTCGAACAGCCCGGTCAAGGGGAACGCCTGAGGCGAGTCGAACGGCGAGGGTACCGGCAAACGCATCGCCTGCGGCCGTGGTGTCGACCGCCTTGATCGTGATCGGTTCGATCAAGCGGGCTCCCATGCCGTCGTCAACGATGGTGCCGCGATCTCCCAGCGTGATGATCGCAACGTCCGGCCCCGATGATCGCAGTTTTGCCGCCAATTGTTTGGCTTCTTCGACCGTGCCGCAACGATCTCCGGCGATCGTGACTGCTTCCGTTTCATTGGGACAAAGCACGTCGACGTCAAGCATCGTGGCGGGTAAAGCTTGTGCGGGTGCCGGGTCTAGAATCACTTTCACGCCGGCTTGTCGAGCGATCGCGATTGCCGCTTCGACCGTCTCTCGTGGGGTCTCGAGTTGCACCATCAAGACGTCGCTTTGCCGAATCGCATCCCCGTGCCGCTGGACATCCGCCACGGTGACTTCGCCGTTCGATCCGGGCACAACAACGATGCTGTTTTCACCGCTCTTTTCGACTGCGACGATGGCGACACCTGACGCGGTGTCCGCCGTCGTTTCAACGCAGGTACAGTCGACGCCTTCGGACACAAGGTGTTCACGCAATGTCTTGCCGAAGCCATCATCTCCGACTCTCCCGATCAATCGCACTTCCCCTCCGGCTCGCGCCGCGGCGACGGCTTGGTTGGCTCCCTTTCCTCCGGGAATTTCCTCAAATGCTTCGGCGGTAATCGTCTGGCCTGGCAACGGCAAGTCGGCGCAGCGGACGACCAAATCCATGTTGATCGATCCGAGTACGGTGATCTTGGGGCAGTTGTGTGGCGTGGGGGGCATGATGAGAGCGAACGCATTCAGGGAATCTACGGCTACTGACATGGTGTGTCAGGTCGAGGCCGAAAACGATGATGGGTGTCGCAGTTTAACGAATCGTTGCGGCGGATGGTTCCCTCGATCGGAAGGGTTTGGCGCGGATCGAACCCGAGTCGATGCGGTTTTGGGGCGTTGGTCAACCGGGGAGGATCAAGCCGACTTTTCAAAACAGTGAGATTCCGCGATGCTTTCGCACTTGCCGCGTGTGTTTTAAAGTTGTGTTCTGTGACGTCAAGAATGCGTCGCTCCAAGCGGGGGTTGGCTCATTTACGCTTGTAACCGAGCGTTCGCTTTGTTTGCCCTCCCCGGCCGCTCAAGCGTCCGACCCTCCCGCAAACGGGAGGGTGAAAAGAAGGGGGGCGACGCGAGGGCGTGAAGAGAAAGGCTCCATTACGGTTTGACCAAGCAACCGACGGGCGTTTGCTTGGTTTAGTTATGTCTGTAACGGTATTCGACTCGATTGGTCTCGAGAATTTAATTGAGTCGCTGCGTTCAGCTTGAGACGTCTCGGTTTCGATATCAAGCGATTCACAACAGCAAACCACCTGAGCTAGGCACCGATCTTATTTCATCACCGAATCGTTGAACCCATCATGGAAATTTGGCCTGCAATTGATCTTCGTCATGGCAAACCTGTTCGATTACGTCAGGGGGATTATGACCAGCAAACGACGTTCGGTGACGATCCCGTTGAGTTCGCGATCAAGTGGAAGGAGCTTGGCGCTAAGCGACTCCATCTCGTCGACCTCGATGCGGCTCGCGGAGATGACCCGACCGCAAATCGGGATGCCGTCCGGCGGATCGTTGCCGAGACCGGATTGCCTTGTCAAATGGGCGGCGGTGTCCGCGATGAAGCAGCGATCGAATCATTGCTGGCTCTCGGACTCGCTCGATTGGTCGTCGGTTCGGCTGCCCTGAAACGTCCCGATTGGTTCGCTTCGATGTGCGATGCCAACCCCGGAAAGCTGGCCGCCGGGATCGACGCCCGGGACGGGATGGTCGCTACCGATGGATGGTTGGAAACCAGTACGACGCCTGCGGTCGAATTGGCTCAAGACCTTCGCAAAAAAACGCCTAACATCGCGGCGATCATCTACACCGACATTGCCCGTGACGGCATGATGAGCGGGCCAAACTTCGATGGTTTACAGCAGATGGCTGACGCAACCGACATCCCGTTGGTCGCCAGCGGTGGCGTGACACACTACGACGACGTTTCAAAGCTGGTCGAAATGGGAATGCCGGCAGCAATCGTCGGACGCTCGATCTATGATGGAGTCATGCAACTGGACCAAGTGATCGAGATCGCCGGAGACCGCTAGACAATGAAGGGTT is a window from the Roseiconus lacunae genome containing:
- the rbsK gene encoding ribokinase, which translates into the protein MSVAVDSLNAFALIMPPTPHNCPKITVLGSINMDLVVRCADLPLPGQTITAEAFEEIPGGKGANQAVAAARAGGEVRLIGRVGDDGFGKTLREHLVSEGVDCTCVETTADTASGVAIVAVEKSGENSIVVVPGSNGEVTVADVQRHGDAIRQSDVLMVQLETPRETVEAAIAIARQAGVKVILDPAPAQALPATMLDVDVLCPNETEAVTIAGDRCGTVEEAKQLAAKLRSSGPDVAIITLGDRGTIVDDGMGARLIEPITIKAVDTTAAGDAFAGTLAVRLASGVPLDRAVRLANIAGALAASVAGAQPSLPTADAVTSKADELDAG
- the hisA gene encoding 1-(5-phosphoribosyl)-5-[(5-phosphoribosylamino)methylideneamino]imidazole-4-carboxamide isomerase, with protein sequence MEIWPAIDLRHGKPVRLRQGDYDQQTTFGDDPVEFAIKWKELGAKRLHLVDLDAARGDDPTANRDAVRRIVAETGLPCQMGGGVRDEAAIESLLALGLARLVVGSAALKRPDWFASMCDANPGKLAAGIDARDGMVATDGWLETSTTPAVELAQDLRKKTPNIAAIIYTDIARDGMMSGPNFDGLQQMADATDIPLVASGGVTHYDDVSKLVEMGMPAAIVGRSIYDGVMQLDQVIEIAGDR